A window of the Candidatus Saccharibacteria bacterium oral taxon 488 genome harbors these coding sequences:
- a CDS encoding ribonucleoside-diphosphate reductase subunit alpha, whose translation MQQINVVKRDGTKEPFDANKINAAILKACDGLPDQVSKVVQVATELQLTLFDGITTEQLDQAVIQTTLQNVKDDPDYDKIAARLLLKTIYKSILGDYETADELKKLHAREFPKFVKAAVKDGLLDERMGDGRFDLKKLGEALDPAKDDLSKYLGVITNRNRYALRKHGSEPIEPPQFTHMRIAMGLSYNEEDPTAAAISFYHHMSNLEYVPGGSTRVNAGCAFPQLSNCFLLEVQDDMESIAKSIRDTMWIAKGTGGIGISFTKLRSSGSPVKTTNTTSTGPIPFIKMIDTALFAVSRKGKKMGAAAVYMENWHIDFKEFIDLRSNSGDPYMRTRFANTAVFISDEFMKRVQKDQDWYLFDPAETSDLPELYGEEFSACYKEYVKLAEAGKLRVFDKVPARQQFKQILTSLQATSHPWLTWKDTINVRALNNNTGTIHLSNLCTEITLPQDEKNIATCNLISINLSAFLREDKTWDWERLQEVARAATRQLDNLVDITQTPIPEAMHSNQQTRAIGIGVMGFTDVLEKLGYCYESNEAYELIDQLTEFISYHAIDQSADLAAKLGSYPTYSGSGWSKGILPIDTLETLSTDRKVKVKIDNKTRLDWDKLRKKVKKGMRNATLMAIAPTANIGHVAGTTPGIDPQFAQIFSRSTLNGKFLEVNNNLVRDLKTLNLWDDIKEEVFANQGDIQHIDAIPQKLKDVYKTSFQLSPYAFIEVAARAQKWVDQAISRNMYLETRDIDEYVEIYSEAWRRGLKTTYYLHVKPRHQSEQTTVSVEKLAEQKIRTGAKTRGFGFAKVNK comes from the coding sequence GTGCAACAAATTAACGTCGTCAAACGCGATGGGACGAAAGAGCCGTTTGATGCAAATAAAATTAACGCGGCGATTTTGAAGGCTTGCGACGGGCTGCCAGATCAGGTTTCTAAGGTGGTGCAGGTGGCAACCGAGCTGCAGCTGACGCTATTTGACGGGATTACCACCGAGCAGCTCGACCAGGCCGTCATCCAGACGACACTACAGAATGTTAAGGATGATCCAGATTATGATAAAATCGCAGCCCGCTTGCTACTAAAGACTATCTATAAGAGCATTTTGGGCGATTACGAGACGGCCGACGAATTAAAAAAATTGCACGCGCGGGAGTTTCCGAAGTTTGTTAAAGCGGCGGTCAAAGATGGTTTGCTTGATGAGCGGATGGGTGATGGTCGGTTTGATCTAAAGAAGCTTGGCGAAGCACTTGATCCTGCTAAAGATGACCTCAGTAAATATCTCGGCGTGATTACCAACCGTAACCGCTACGCTCTACGTAAGCACGGCAGTGAGCCAATTGAACCGCCGCAGTTTACCCACATGCGTATCGCTATGGGGCTAAGCTACAACGAAGAAGATCCTACAGCCGCAGCAATTTCGTTCTATCATCATATGAGCAATCTGGAGTATGTGCCAGGCGGCTCGACTCGGGTTAATGCTGGCTGCGCCTTCCCGCAGCTTAGTAACTGTTTCTTGTTGGAAGTACAGGATGACATGGAGTCAATTGCTAAATCGATTCGCGATACCATGTGGATCGCCAAAGGTACGGGCGGCATCGGCATTAGCTTTACTAAGCTGCGATCATCGGGCAGTCCGGTCAAGACAACCAATACAACGAGTACGGGACCAATCCCGTTTATCAAGATGATCGACACGGCGCTATTTGCAGTATCACGCAAGGGTAAAAAGATGGGCGCGGCGGCGGTGTATATGGAAAATTGGCACATTGATTTCAAGGAGTTCATCGACCTACGTTCCAACTCCGGCGACCCATATATGCGTACACGCTTTGCCAACACTGCGGTATTTATCTCTGATGAATTTATGAAGCGAGTGCAGAAAGACCAAGATTGGTATCTGTTTGATCCAGCAGAAACGTCGGATCTGCCCGAGCTATATGGTGAGGAGTTCTCAGCTTGCTACAAAGAGTATGTCAAGCTAGCGGAGGCTGGTAAGCTGCGCGTCTTTGACAAAGTACCAGCCCGTCAGCAGTTCAAGCAAATCCTGACCAGCCTGCAGGCCACCAGTCACCCATGGCTGACGTGGAAAGACACCATTAACGTCCGCGCCCTGAACAACAATACCGGTACGATTCACCTGTCTAATCTCTGCACGGAAATTACCCTGCCACAGGATGAGAAAAATATCGCTACCTGCAACCTCATCAGTATTAATCTGTCGGCGTTCTTGCGCGAGGATAAGACATGGGACTGGGAACGGCTGCAAGAGGTGGCACGGGCAGCAACGCGCCAGCTCGATAACCTGGTGGATATCACCCAGACGCCAATTCCAGAGGCGATGCACTCAAATCAGCAGACGCGGGCAATTGGTATCGGCGTTATGGGCTTTACCGATGTGCTGGAAAAGCTCGGCTACTGCTATGAGTCGAACGAAGCCTATGAGTTAATCGATCAGTTGACGGAGTTTATCAGCTATCATGCCATCGACCAATCGGCGGATTTGGCAGCCAAGCTCGGTAGTTATCCAACATATAGTGGTAGTGGCTGGAGTAAAGGTATTCTGCCGATTGACACGCTGGAGACGCTGTCTACCGACCGTAAGGTTAAGGTGAAAATTGATAATAAAACCCGGCTAGATTGGGATAAATTACGTAAGAAAGTTAAAAAGGGCATGCGTAATGCCACGCTGATGGCTATCGCCCCGACCGCTAACATCGGTCATGTGGCAGGAACGACGCCGGGGATTGATCCGCAGTTTGCCCAGATTTTTAGCCGCTCAACGTTGAACGGTAAGTTTTTGGAGGTGAACAATAACCTGGTGCGCGATCTCAAAACGCTGAACTTGTGGGATGACATTAAGGAAGAGGTTTTTGCTAATCAGGGTGATATTCAACACATTGACGCCATTCCGCAGAAACTGAAAGATGTTTATAAAACCAGCTTCCAATTGAGCCCGTATGCGTTCATTGAGGTGGCAGCCCGGGCACAGAAGTGGGTGGATCAGGCGATTAGCCGTAATATGTACCTGGAAACTCGTGACATTGATGAGTATGTGGAAATTTATTCTGAAGCGTGGCGACGTGGCCTAAAAACCACCTACTACTTGCACGTTAAGCCGCGTCATCAATCAGAGCAGACCACGGTGTCGGTGGAAAAATTAGCAGAACAGAAGATTCGAACTGGCGCTAAAACGCGCGGGTTTGGATTTGCCAAAGTTAATAAATAA
- a CDS encoding ribonucleotide-diphosphate reductase subunit beta, with translation MGILGSGLRDGLSLHPIRYQWAYDLYNQAVANTWFPNEVQLVQDLADFEKLSDEEKHALKTVISYLNPNELLINKSLAFGIYPYVNAAEAQLYLSKQMWEEANHFMTFEYIIETFPFDREEIYVAGFGKKSLADKADFQNKHLEVMLDPNLDIYTLEGKKDFVRSLVAYNIVLEGIWFYSGFMVGMSFRQRNLLRNVGTLLDWITKDENLHLTFGINLLLTILDENPELQTQEFAEEIRGLILQAVELEKEYNKDMLPKGILGLNADYVNQYVMHMTDRRLVELGFEPEYNVANPAKWMATANDTLELVNFFESTNTSYEVNTTK, from the coding sequence ATGGGAATCTTAGGTTCAGGCCTACGCGACGGTTTATCGCTGCACCCAATCCGCTACCAGTGGGCATATGACCTATACAATCAAGCGGTGGCTAACACCTGGTTCCCCAACGAGGTTCAGTTGGTCCAGGATTTGGCGGACTTTGAAAAACTCAGTGATGAGGAAAAGCATGCGCTCAAAACGGTGATTAGCTACCTTAACCCAAACGAGCTACTGATTAACAAGTCGCTGGCGTTTGGTATTTACCCATACGTTAACGCCGCTGAAGCGCAGCTCTATCTGTCAAAACAGATGTGGGAAGAGGCTAACCACTTCATGACGTTTGAATACATTATCGAGACGTTTCCGTTTGATCGCGAGGAAATTTACGTGGCGGGCTTTGGCAAAAAATCGCTGGCCGACAAGGCAGATTTCCAGAATAAGCACTTGGAGGTGATGCTGGATCCAAATTTGGATATCTACACACTGGAGGGTAAAAAAGACTTTGTTCGTTCGCTGGTAGCCTATAACATTGTGCTCGAAGGCATCTGGTTCTACTCGGGCTTTATGGTTGGTATGAGCTTCCGTCAGCGTAATTTATTGCGTAATGTCGGTACGTTGCTAGACTGGATCACCAAGGATGAGAATTTGCACTTAACCTTTGGTATCAACTTGCTGCTCACCATCTTGGACGAAAACCCAGAATTGCAAACGCAGGAATTTGCCGAGGAAATTCGTGGGCTCATCCTGCAGGCGGTTGAGCTAGAAAAAGAGTACAACAAGGATATGTTGCCAAAGGGAATCTTGGGTCTAAACGCTGATTATGTCAATCAGTACGTCATGCATATGACTGACCGCCGCTTGGTTGAACTTGGATTTGAGCCGGAGTACAACGTAGCCAACCCAGCCAAATGGATGGCTACGGCAAATGACACTTTGGAGTTGGTTAATTTCTTTGAAAGCACTAACACTAGCTATGAAGTAAATACCACGAAATAA